A part of Diprion similis isolate iyDipSimi1 chromosome 12, iyDipSimi1.1, whole genome shotgun sequence genomic DNA contains:
- the LOC124412986 gene encoding protein brawnin: MPAGVSWSRYLSYTAVAMLTMLAGAQTVHYFYKPLDDLNILIEQEYEKQLKERKGRS; encoded by the coding sequence ATGCCTGCTGGAGTTTCCTGGTCTCGCTATCTTAGCTATACCGCCGTCGCTATGCTTACAATGTTAGCCGGCGCACAGACGGTTCATTACTTCTACAAGCCTCTAGACGACTTGAATATACTGATAGAACAGGAATATGAGAAACAACTGAAGGAGCGAAAGGGGAGAAGTTAA
- the LOC124412985 gene encoding small integral membrane protein 4 — protein sequence MLLKRARRSLIGTVFDKWPGKKLFGVYRFLPIFFVLGAALEFSMINWHVGEVNFYKTFKKRRIEEAVEKKLAQLQT from the coding sequence ATGTTGTTAAAACGAGCAAGGCGTAGTTTAATCGGCACGGTGTTCGATAAGTGGCCGGGTAAAAAGTTATTCGGTGTGTACAGATTTTTGCCGATATTTTTTGTCCTCGGTGCAGCACTCGAGTTTTCCATGATAAACTGGCACGTCGGTGAAGTTAACTTTTACAAAACCTTTAAAAAGCGGCGAATCGAAGAGGCGGTAGAGAAGAAGCTAGCACAACTGCAAACGTAA
- the LOC124412984 gene encoding pre-mRNA-splicing factor SPF27, producing MAGEVVVDALPYIDQGYDEPGVREAALAMVEEETRRYRPTKNYLEHLPPLNINAFETPVIKHEFERLQSRLPMEVLSMKRYELPPPPPGKMNDIAAWNESVENSMAQLEHQATRICNLELMMEYGCEAWKCYLEVLMQLVSQAQKQLQGLRKTIQEVNWQRKSMQTQGGEKLRALEAQWVGLVSKNYEIEQACVHLEEEIHRNKYLKSNGGEVGDVPREEQEPDIPGDNATETMAMESTMEEPQPA from the exons ATGGCAGGCGAAGTAGTTGTGGACGCTTTGCCGTATATAGATCAAGGATATGACGAGCCTGGAGTTAGAGAAGCG GCTTTGGCGATGGTCGAGGAAGAAACGCGTCGGTACAGACCGACAAAAAATTACTTGGAACACCTGCCACCTCTTAATATAAATGCCTTTGAAACACCTGTGATCAAACACGAATTTGAGAGGCTCCAATCCCGCCTTCCAATGGAAGTACTTAGCATGAAACGGTACGAACTCCCACCTCCCCCTCCTGGGAAAATGAATGATATAGCTGCTTGGAACGAGAGTGTGGAAAATAGCATGGCTCAGCTCGAACATCAGGCTACACG AATCTGTAATTTGGAGCTGATGATGGAATACGGCTGTGAGGCCTGGAAGTGTTACTTGGAAGTTCTGATGCAGTTGGTTTCGCAGGCGCAGAAACAGCTTCAGGGATTGAGAAAAACAATCCAGGAAGTAAACTGGCAGAGGAAATCCATGCAAACCCAAGGTGGCGAGAAGTTGAGAGCTTTGGAGGCTCAATGGGTGGGATTGGTatctaaaaattatgaaatcgaACAAGCCTGTGTTCACCTTGAAGAAGAGATACACcgcaataaatatttaaaaagcaACGGTGGAGAGGTTGGCGATGTCCCTAGGGAAGAACAGGAACCTGATATTCCTGGAGACAACGCCACTGAGACAATGGCAATGGAGTCTACAATGGAGGAACCTCAACCTGCGTGA
- the LOC124412978 gene encoding 60S ribosomal protein L4, with translation MSLSSARPLITVYSEKNEPSGETISLPSVFKAPIRPDVVNFVHQQMSKNSRQPYCVSKEAGHQTSAESWGTGRAVARIPRVRGGGTHRSGQGAFGNMCRGGRMFAPTKPWRRWHRRINVNQKRYALVSSIAASGVPALVQSKGHMVQEVPEFPLVVSDKIQEYNKTKQAVIFLRRIKAWNDIQKVYKSQRFRAGKGKMRNRRRIQRRGPLIIYGQDQGLRKAFRNIPGVDLMNINKLNLLKLAPGGHVGRFIIWTKSAFDQLDALYGTWRKESQLKDGYNLPFPKMANTDLARLLKSDEIRKVLRAPRKKVVRAVKKLNPLNNTRAMLRLNPYAAVLKRRAILTANKRQLARDLLLAEKRGIKLSPKSTIAKRQKTLEIRKKQILKAKAAKPKKPKAPKAAKPAAKAAAPAPAKVAAKPAPAKK, from the exons ATG tcGTTATCATCAGCGCGTCCACTTATTACTGTGTACAGTGAGAAAAATGAACCTAGCGGAGAGACAATCTCTCTTCCTTCAGTGTTCAAAGCACCCATCCGACCCGATGTCGTGAACTTTGTCCACCAACAGATGTCAAAGAACAGTCGTCAGCCGTACTGTGTATCTAAAGAGGCTG GTCATCAAACTTCCGCCGAATCATGGGGTACTGGTCGTGCCGTTGCACGTATCCCACGTGTCCGTGGAGGAGGTACCCACCGTTCCGGTCAGGGTGCGTTCGGTAACATGTGTCGTGGAGGTCGCATGTTTGCGCCAACCAAGCCATGGCGCCGCTGGCACCGACGCATTAATGTGAATCAGAAACGCTATGCCCTTGTTTCTTCTATCGCTGCTTCTGGTGTACCAGCCCTCGTTCAATCCAAGG GTCACATGGTGCAGGAAGTTCCAGAATTCCCGTTGGTTGTTTCTGACAAAATCCAGGAATACAATAAGACCAAGCAAGCCGTGATCTTTTTGCGCCGCATTAAGGCCTGGAATGACATTCAAAAG GTTTACAAATCCCAACGTTTCCGTGCTGGCAAAGGTAAAATGCGTAACCGTCGTCGTATTCAACGCCGTGGACCTTTGATCATCTACGGACAAGATCAG gGACTACGTAAGGCTTTCCGCAACATCCCAGGTGTAGACCTGATGAACATCAACAAACTGAACCTGCTGAAGCTGGCACCGGGTGGCCACGTTGGTCGTTTCATTATCTGGACGAAATCCGCTTTCGATCAGTTGGATGCTTTGTACGGTACATGGCGCAAAGAGTCCCAGTTGAAGGATGGTTACAATCTACCATTCCCCAAGATGGCAAACACTGACCTTGCCAGGCTTCTCAAGTCCGACGAGATCCGCAAGGTCCTTAGGGCTCCAAG AAAGAAGGTTGTACGTGCCGTTAAGAAGCTGAACCCCCTGAACAATACGCGTGCTATGTTGCGTCTGAACCCCTACGCTGCTGTATTGAAACGCAGGGCTATTCTGACCGCCAACAAACGTCAATTGGCGAGGGATCTTTTACTGGCTGAGAAACGAGGA ATCAAGCTTTCCCCGAAGTCGACTATCGCGAAAAGACAGAAAACTCTGGAGATTCGTAAGAAGCAAATCTTGAAAGCGAAGGCGGCGAAACCGAAAAAGCCGAAAGCGCCAAAGGCAGCCAAACCCGCGGCGAAGGCGGCTGCACCCGCGCCTGCTAAAGTAGCGGCTAAGCCAGCTCCAGCTAAGAAGTGA
- the LOC124412981 gene encoding uncharacterized protein LOC124412981 — MYRKGAECTNCEGDCGEGCGCRSCLECNKSTENVRSSNMDLVKIPVKLPGPGYVMQILNSGLGSDNLYEAKLLLAPEIDMSSIKITVKDDNLRVSAQRSLGELAHELPDILEKSALGDLVKMSIKHSENFFIPKSVDGDQMRAVMDNKQRLLTLTAPLQKVSKSKNRSYG, encoded by the exons ATGTACCGGAAAGGTGCAGAATGCACAAATTGCGAAGGGGACTGCGGCGAAGGGTGCGGTTGCAGGTCATGTCTCGAATGCAATAAATCGACAGAAAATGTCCGTTCTTCCAACATGGATTTGGTGAAAATACCCGTCAAGCTACCGGGACCCGGTTATGTGATGCAAATACTCAATTCCGGTTTGGGAAGCGACAATTTATACGAG GCAAAACTTCTGCTGGCCCCAGAGATAGACATGTCGTCTATCAAGATCACCGTGAAAGACGATAACCTGAGGGTATCAGCACAGCGGTCCCTGGGGGAACTCGCCCACGAGCTACCCGATATACTGGAAAAGTCGGCCCTGGGGGATCTTGTGAAAATGTCAATAAAACActcggagaatttttttataccgaaaTCTGTAGACGGCGACCAAATGCGTGCAGTCATGGATAACAAGCAGAGGCTCCTGACCCTAACTGCGCCTCTGCAAAAGGTGTCCAAGAGCAAGAATCGCAGCTACGGATAG
- the LOC124412975 gene encoding neuronal acetylcholine receptor subunit alpha-7-like isoform X3 translates to MEPIARQTRLIVVAILFAFGCCDEHEYRLTKYLLEGYDAAVRPAENSSEPLAVIFGLSLHHIIDVDEKNQILTTNCWVTQAWTDHHLKWNASEFAGIRVIRVPYNRVWRPDTILYNNADPQYSSAVINTNVIVSHTGEVIWLSHGIFRSSCDIDVEFFPFDEQRCALKWASWTYDGYQLELEKQSEQGDVSNYQANGEFDLVDFSARKNIQFYSCCPEPYPDITYEIRLRRRPMFYVFNLILPCLLINGIALLVFYVPSESGEKVTLGISALLSMTVFLMTIRETLPPTEKTPLISLYYGVSICLVSFASGLAVVTLNLHHRGVRGTRVPAVVRSLVLEKLDMPEPTRKKKCPLHCKPDISPPASSQVQMSPKYLPRRNDSANSSPEAGIEAQWSRVLGRVHATIDRNERRLTEQERRERTELEWKQVALVSDRALLCIFFLTTIISTTVILCGSPPTDPIK, encoded by the exons ATGGAGCCCATCGCTAGACAAACACGTCTCATCGTCGTAGCGATTTTATTCGCATTCG GCTGCTGTGACGAGCACGAATATAGGCTGACCAAGTATCTCCTCGAGGGCTACGATGCGGCTGtccgaccagcagaaaattcCTCTGAACCATTGGCCGTCATTTTTGGCTTATCTCTCCACCACATTATCGACGTC gaTGAGAAAAACCAAATACTAACCACCAACTGCTGGGTCACTCAAGCCTGGACAGATCATCACCTGAAGTGGAACGCCTCAGAATTTGCCGGGATCAGGGTGATTCGCGTCCCTTACAACCGAGTTTGGCGACCGGACACAATTTTGTACAACAA CGCCGATCCTCAGTACAGTTCGGCAGTTATCAACACGAATGTGATTGTTAGCCACACGGGTGAAGTGATATGGCTAAGTCACGGGATATTTCGCAGCAGCTGCGACATCGACGtagaattttttcccttcGACGAGCAACGATGCGCCCTGAAGTGGGCCTCGTGGACATACGACGGTTACCAG CTGGAATTGGAAAAGCAGAGCGAACAGGGCGACGTTAGTAATTACCAGGCAAACGGGGAATTCGATCTGGTGGATTTCTCGGCGAGGAAAAACATCCAGTTTTACTCCTGTTGCCCTGAACCTTATCCTGATATCACGTACGAAATTCGCCTGCGACGTCGTCCCATGTTCTATGTTTTCAACCTGATTCTACCCTGCCTACTTATCAATGGAATCG cTCTTCTCGTTTTCTACGTGCCCTCGGAATCTGGCGAAAAGGTCACCCTCGGCATATCGGCCCTTCTCTCGATGACCGTCTTTCTCATGACGATTCGTGAGACTCTGCCACCGACGGAGAAAACGCCTCTGATAA GTCTTTATTACGGTGTAAGTATTTGCCTGGTGTCCTTCGCATCCGGCCTGGCAGTGGTCACGTTGAATTTACACCACCGAGGTGTGAGGGGTACCAGAGTTCCGGCGGTGGTGAGGTCCTTGGTCCTCGAGAAATTG GATATGCCCGAGCCGacaaggaaaaagaaatgcCCTCTTCACTGCAAACCGGATATCAGTCCACCGGCTTCGTCTCAGGtccaaatgtcgccaaaatatCTGCCCAGGAGGAATGACAGTGCGAACAGCAGCCCAG AAGCTGGCATCGAGGCCCAATGGTCCCGGGTTCTGGGTCGGGTTCATGCCACAATCGACAGAAACGAACGTCGATTAACGGAGCAGGAACGTAGGGAGAGAACGGAGCTGGAATGGAAGCAGGTCGCTTTGGTCAGCGATCGGGCTTTGCTCtgcattttctttctcacgACGATAATCAGCACGACGGTTATCCTCTGCGGATCACCACCGACAGATCCGATCAAATGA
- the LOC124412975 gene encoding neuronal acetylcholine receptor subunit alpha-10-like isoform X2 has product MEPIARQTRLIVVAILFAFGCCDEHEYRLTKYLLEGYDAAVRPAENSSEPLAVIFGLSLHHIIDVDEKNQILTTNCWVTQAWTDHHLKWNASEFAGIRVIRVPYNRVWRPDTILYNNADPQYSSAVINTNVIVSHTGEVIWLSHGIFRSSCDIDVEFFPFDEQRCALKWASWTYDGYQLELEKQSEQGDVSNYQANGEFDLVDFSARKNIQFYSCCPEPYPDITYEIRLRRRPMFYVFNLILPCLLINGIALLVFYVPSESGEKVTLGISALLSMTVFLMTIRETLPPTEKTPLISLYYGVSICLVSFASGLAVVTLNLHHRGVRGTRVPAVVRSLVLEKLARVVFLNFHEDMPEPTRKKKCPLHCKPDISPPASSQVQMSPKYLPRRNDSANSSPAGIEAQWSRVLGRVHATIDRNERRLTEQERRERTELEWKQVALVSDRALLCIFFLTTIISTTVILCGSPPTDPIK; this is encoded by the exons ATGGAGCCCATCGCTAGACAAACACGTCTCATCGTCGTAGCGATTTTATTCGCATTCG GCTGCTGTGACGAGCACGAATATAGGCTGACCAAGTATCTCCTCGAGGGCTACGATGCGGCTGtccgaccagcagaaaattcCTCTGAACCATTGGCCGTCATTTTTGGCTTATCTCTCCACCACATTATCGACGTC gaTGAGAAAAACCAAATACTAACCACCAACTGCTGGGTCACTCAAGCCTGGACAGATCATCACCTGAAGTGGAACGCCTCAGAATTTGCCGGGATCAGGGTGATTCGCGTCCCTTACAACCGAGTTTGGCGACCGGACACAATTTTGTACAACAA CGCCGATCCTCAGTACAGTTCGGCAGTTATCAACACGAATGTGATTGTTAGCCACACGGGTGAAGTGATATGGCTAAGTCACGGGATATTTCGCAGCAGCTGCGACATCGACGtagaattttttcccttcGACGAGCAACGATGCGCCCTGAAGTGGGCCTCGTGGACATACGACGGTTACCAG CTGGAATTGGAAAAGCAGAGCGAACAGGGCGACGTTAGTAATTACCAGGCAAACGGGGAATTCGATCTGGTGGATTTCTCGGCGAGGAAAAACATCCAGTTTTACTCCTGTTGCCCTGAACCTTATCCTGATATCACGTACGAAATTCGCCTGCGACGTCGTCCCATGTTCTATGTTTTCAACCTGATTCTACCCTGCCTACTTATCAATGGAATCG cTCTTCTCGTTTTCTACGTGCCCTCGGAATCTGGCGAAAAGGTCACCCTCGGCATATCGGCCCTTCTCTCGATGACCGTCTTTCTCATGACGATTCGTGAGACTCTGCCACCGACGGAGAAAACGCCTCTGATAA GTCTTTATTACGGTGTAAGTATTTGCCTGGTGTCCTTCGCATCCGGCCTGGCAGTGGTCACGTTGAATTTACACCACCGAGGTGTGAGGGGTACCAGAGTTCCGGCGGTGGTGAGGTCCTTGGTCCTCGAGAAATTGGCACGTGTTGTATTTCTCAATTTCCATGAG GATATGCCCGAGCCGacaaggaaaaagaaatgcCCTCTTCACTGCAAACCGGATATCAGTCCACCGGCTTCGTCTCAGGtccaaatgtcgccaaaatatCTGCCCAGGAGGAATGACAGTGCGAACAGCAGCCCAG CTGGCATCGAGGCCCAATGGTCCCGGGTTCTGGGTCGGGTTCATGCCACAATCGACAGAAACGAACGTCGATTAACGGAGCAGGAACGTAGGGAGAGAACGGAGCTGGAATGGAAGCAGGTCGCTTTGGTCAGCGATCGGGCTTTGCTCtgcattttctttctcacgACGATAATCAGCACGACGGTTATCCTCTGCGGATCACCACCGACAGATCCGATCAAATGA
- the LOC124412975 gene encoding neuronal acetylcholine receptor subunit alpha-10-like isoform X1, which yields MEPIARQTRLIVVAILFAFGCCDEHEYRLTKYLLEGYDAAVRPAENSSEPLAVIFGLSLHHIIDVDEKNQILTTNCWVTQAWTDHHLKWNASEFAGIRVIRVPYNRVWRPDTILYNNADPQYSSAVINTNVIVSHTGEVIWLSHGIFRSSCDIDVEFFPFDEQRCALKWASWTYDGYQLELEKQSEQGDVSNYQANGEFDLVDFSARKNIQFYSCCPEPYPDITYEIRLRRRPMFYVFNLILPCLLINGIALLVFYVPSESGEKVTLGISALLSMTVFLMTIRETLPPTEKTPLISLYYGVSICLVSFASGLAVVTLNLHHRGVRGTRVPAVVRSLVLEKLARVVFLNFHEDMPEPTRKKKCPLHCKPDISPPASSQVQMSPKYLPRRNDSANSSPEAGIEAQWSRVLGRVHATIDRNERRLTEQERRERTELEWKQVALVSDRALLCIFFLTTIISTTVILCGSPPTDPIK from the exons ATGGAGCCCATCGCTAGACAAACACGTCTCATCGTCGTAGCGATTTTATTCGCATTCG GCTGCTGTGACGAGCACGAATATAGGCTGACCAAGTATCTCCTCGAGGGCTACGATGCGGCTGtccgaccagcagaaaattcCTCTGAACCATTGGCCGTCATTTTTGGCTTATCTCTCCACCACATTATCGACGTC gaTGAGAAAAACCAAATACTAACCACCAACTGCTGGGTCACTCAAGCCTGGACAGATCATCACCTGAAGTGGAACGCCTCAGAATTTGCCGGGATCAGGGTGATTCGCGTCCCTTACAACCGAGTTTGGCGACCGGACACAATTTTGTACAACAA CGCCGATCCTCAGTACAGTTCGGCAGTTATCAACACGAATGTGATTGTTAGCCACACGGGTGAAGTGATATGGCTAAGTCACGGGATATTTCGCAGCAGCTGCGACATCGACGtagaattttttcccttcGACGAGCAACGATGCGCCCTGAAGTGGGCCTCGTGGACATACGACGGTTACCAG CTGGAATTGGAAAAGCAGAGCGAACAGGGCGACGTTAGTAATTACCAGGCAAACGGGGAATTCGATCTGGTGGATTTCTCGGCGAGGAAAAACATCCAGTTTTACTCCTGTTGCCCTGAACCTTATCCTGATATCACGTACGAAATTCGCCTGCGACGTCGTCCCATGTTCTATGTTTTCAACCTGATTCTACCCTGCCTACTTATCAATGGAATCG cTCTTCTCGTTTTCTACGTGCCCTCGGAATCTGGCGAAAAGGTCACCCTCGGCATATCGGCCCTTCTCTCGATGACCGTCTTTCTCATGACGATTCGTGAGACTCTGCCACCGACGGAGAAAACGCCTCTGATAA GTCTTTATTACGGTGTAAGTATTTGCCTGGTGTCCTTCGCATCCGGCCTGGCAGTGGTCACGTTGAATTTACACCACCGAGGTGTGAGGGGTACCAGAGTTCCGGCGGTGGTGAGGTCCTTGGTCCTCGAGAAATTGGCACGTGTTGTATTTCTCAATTTCCATGAG GATATGCCCGAGCCGacaaggaaaaagaaatgcCCTCTTCACTGCAAACCGGATATCAGTCCACCGGCTTCGTCTCAGGtccaaatgtcgccaaaatatCTGCCCAGGAGGAATGACAGTGCGAACAGCAGCCCAG AAGCTGGCATCGAGGCCCAATGGTCCCGGGTTCTGGGTCGGGTTCATGCCACAATCGACAGAAACGAACGTCGATTAACGGAGCAGGAACGTAGGGAGAGAACGGAGCTGGAATGGAAGCAGGTCGCTTTGGTCAGCGATCGGGCTTTGCTCtgcattttctttctcacgACGATAATCAGCACGACGGTTATCCTCTGCGGATCACCACCGACAGATCCGATCAAATGA
- the LOC124412983 gene encoding calmodulin-like protein 4 — MARYFREEDIDEFRECFYLFARSGQIKTLDELTIIMRSLGLSPTIGELNKYLKDKGGKMSFADFLEVMHHQTRAENLPKEVIEAFKAADTSRSGSIPARQLAHMLLHWGEKLSAKEVEQIFREANVSPNGQVKYEDFVKIACAPVPDYY, encoded by the exons ATG GCCCGTTACTTCCGAGAAGAAGATATAGATG AGTTCAGGGAATGCTTCTATCTCTTCGCACGAAGTGGGCAAATCAAAACACTCGATGAATTGACCATTATAATGCGATCGTTGGGTCTGAGTCCGACAATTGGTGAACTGAACAAATATCTCAAAGATAAAG GTGGTAAAATGTCCTTCGCCGATTTCCTCGAAGTGATGCATCACCAAACGAGAGCGGAAAATCTTCCTAAAGAAGTTATCGAAGCATTCAAAGCTGCCGATACTTCTAGGAGCGGTTCAATTCCTGCCAGGCAGTTAGCTCACATGCTACTTCACTGGGGTGAAAAACTCAGTGCCAAAGAAG TCGAGCAAATATTTAGGGAAGCCAATGTATCACCCAACGGACAAGTCAAGTACGAGGATTTTGTCAAGATTGCTTGCGCCCCTGTACCTGATTACTactga